The Acidicapsa acidisoli genome contains a region encoding:
- a CDS encoding Nramp family divalent metal transporter, translating to MTENPSGEIPVEVLRPSMPDIFSSVRVSQSPHLWRRLLGFIGPGFLISVGYMDPGNWATDLAAGSRYGYTLLFVIMLSNLMAILLQSLAIKLGVATEQDLAQACRANSSRPVAYALWFIAEIAIAACDLAEVIGSAIALQLLFHIPLMIGVLITGVDVLFILLLQNRGFRYLEALVIVLIGTIAALFGIEIFLSRPEYAPILANLLIPQSRLLTDPEMLYIGIGILGATVMPHNLYLHSAIVQTRDYPRTTEGKREAIRFANWDSAAALTMALFVNAAILVVAAAVFHRSGHTEVAEIEDAFRLLSPLLGVGAASGLFAIALLASGQNSTLTGTLAGQVVMEGFLNIRLPQWQRRLITRLAAIIPTIIVVALYGEHGTAKLLIFSQVVLSMQLSFAVFPLVAFTSDRRKMGQFVNAAWLKWLSWTVAVVIAGLNIWLLIQTFQGH from the coding sequence ATGACCGAAAATCCGTCCGGCGAAATCCCTGTCGAAGTCCTTCGCCCCTCCATGCCGGACATTTTTTCCTCGGTGCGCGTCTCTCAATCGCCGCATCTCTGGCGCCGCCTCCTCGGTTTCATCGGCCCCGGCTTCCTGATCTCCGTCGGCTACATGGACCCCGGCAATTGGGCCACGGACCTCGCCGCCGGTTCGCGCTACGGCTACACCCTGCTCTTCGTCATCATGCTCTCGAACCTGATGGCCATCCTGCTGCAAAGCCTGGCCATCAAATTAGGCGTCGCCACCGAACAGGACCTAGCCCAGGCCTGCCGCGCCAACTCCAGCCGCCCGGTAGCCTACGCCCTCTGGTTCATCGCAGAAATCGCCATCGCCGCTTGCGACCTTGCAGAAGTCATCGGCTCGGCCATCGCGCTGCAACTGCTCTTCCACATCCCGCTGATGATCGGCGTGCTTATCACCGGTGTCGACGTGCTTTTCATCCTGCTCCTGCAAAATCGTGGCTTCCGCTATCTCGAAGCGCTGGTCATCGTGCTCATCGGCACCATCGCCGCGCTCTTCGGCATAGAAATCTTCCTCTCCCGCCCCGAATACGCGCCCATTCTCGCCAACCTGCTAATTCCGCAAAGCCGCCTGCTCACCGACCCCGAAATGCTCTACATCGGCATCGGCATCCTCGGCGCGACCGTCATGCCGCACAACCTGTATCTGCACTCGGCCATCGTCCAGACACGCGACTACCCCCGCACAACCGAAGGCAAGCGCGAAGCCATCCGCTTCGCCAACTGGGACTCAGCCGCGGCCTTGACCATGGCTCTATTCGTCAACGCTGCGATTCTGGTCGTCGCAGCCGCTGTCTTCCATCGCAGCGGCCACACCGAGGTCGCCGAAATCGAAGATGCCTTCCGGCTGCTTTCCCCGTTGCTCGGCGTCGGAGCCGCCAGCGGCCTCTTCGCCATCGCGCTTCTCGCCTCCGGCCAGAACTCGACTCTGACCGGAACCCTCGCCGGCCAGGTCGTCATGGAAGGCTTTCTCAACATCCGCCTGCCCCAGTGGCAGCGCCGCCTGATCACGCGCCTCGCCGCCATCATTCCCACCATAATCGTCGTCGCGCTCTACGGAGAACACGGCACCGCAAAGCTCCTGATTTTCAGCCAGGTCGTCCTGAGCATGCAACTCAGCTTCGCCGTTTTCCCGCTGGTAGCCTTCACCAGCGACCGCCGCAAGATGGGTCAGTTCGTAAACGCCGCATGGCTCAAATGGCTGTCATGGACGGTAGCCGTAGTCATCGCTGGCCTGAACATCTGGCTGCTCATCCAGACATTCCAAGGCCACTAA
- a CDS encoding GNAT family N-acetyltransferase encodes MPIFEDIATPRLDLVAVTPESLLIQRRNSPAMRIELGSVLGAEVPDEWPHENWELHVFEYLLKLFAETPEAIGWCRYLAVRHETGRTLIGTFGCGLPKPDTGEAEIGYGILPVWQRQGFASEAVVAMLPWLQSRRKIRAFVAQTFPHLRGSIRVLEKTGFAPAGTGYEEGTILFRRGPVETP; translated from the coding sequence ATGCCCATCTTCGAGGACATCGCCACGCCGCGTCTTGACCTCGTCGCCGTCACGCCCGAATCGCTCCTCATTCAACGGCGAAACAGCCCGGCCATGAGAATCGAACTAGGAAGCGTCCTCGGCGCTGAAGTTCCCGACGAGTGGCCGCACGAGAATTGGGAGCTGCATGTCTTCGAATACCTGTTGAAACTCTTTGCCGAGACCCCGGAAGCGATTGGCTGGTGCCGCTATCTGGCCGTCCGCCATGAAACCGGTCGCACGCTCATCGGCACCTTCGGTTGCGGACTGCCGAAGCCCGACACAGGAGAAGCAGAGATCGGCTATGGAATCCTTCCAGTCTGGCAGCGCCAGGGTTTTGCGTCCGAGGCCGTCGTCGCGATGCTCCCGTGGCTTCAATCGCGCCGAAAGATTCGAGCCTTCGTCGCGCAAACCTTTCCTCATCTGCGCGGGTCGATCCGCGTACTCGAAAAGACTGGCTTCGCGCCCGCAGGCACTGGCTACGAGGAAGGCACGATTCTCTTTCGGCGCGGCCCCGTTGAGACTCCTTAG
- a CDS encoding GH39 family glycosyl hydrolase, which produces MRFNPILPAGIAWTLAGAIACGLLPPTVYAQPPRPVTITVHADKTMGPYKPIWNFFGADEPNYISAPNGQKLLHELSALSPVPVYFRPHNLLTSGNGEGSLKWGSTNAYTEKPDGTVVYDWTITDHIFDALTAAHVRPLVEIGFMPEALSIHPEPYRHTFPKGDIYTGWSYPPKDYDKWAKLVGAYAAHLRQRYGASVDQWMWEIWNEPDIGYWHGTPEEYDHLYDVSANAIRTVLPNARIGGPESTGVASSRAEAFLRQFLEHCAHGVNTATGKTGTPLDFISYHPKGRPVSVNGHVRMDIGHQLRAVDRGMRIIASYPEWRNTPIVLGESDPEGCAACKGPENGYRNGPLYGVSVAEATMRTYELARKYGLTVEGSVTWAFEFEDQPYFAGFRELATNGIDKPVLNVFRMMGMLGGNWAQTDSSGALSLEDIEQVGAVGSPDINAVATTQTTPDKHHEARILIWHYHDDDISGAEAAIQLRLEGLSGESATAEEFRMDASHSNSYAVWQQMGSPAQPTTEQQQKLEASGALEQIVAPHSVPVANGTTEISLTLPRQGVALVRVRW; this is translated from the coding sequence TTGCGATTCAACCCAATACTGCCAGCCGGAATTGCCTGGACCCTTGCCGGAGCCATCGCTTGCGGACTCCTGCCCCCTACTGTCTACGCGCAGCCACCCCGGCCCGTCACCATCACCGTTCACGCCGACAAAACCATGGGTCCCTACAAGCCCATCTGGAATTTCTTCGGCGCGGATGAGCCGAATTACATCTCAGCCCCAAACGGCCAGAAACTGCTTCATGAACTCAGCGCTCTGAGCCCCGTTCCCGTCTATTTCCGTCCGCATAACCTGCTGACAAGCGGCAACGGTGAAGGTTCGCTTAAGTGGGGCTCGACCAACGCCTATACCGAAAAGCCCGACGGAACTGTCGTTTATGACTGGACCATCACCGACCACATTTTCGACGCCCTCACTGCTGCCCATGTGCGTCCTCTGGTCGAGATTGGCTTCATGCCCGAAGCTCTTTCAATCCATCCGGAGCCCTATCGTCACACCTTTCCCAAAGGCGACATCTACACCGGCTGGAGTTATCCTCCGAAGGACTACGATAAGTGGGCGAAGTTAGTCGGCGCATACGCCGCGCACCTCAGGCAGCGATATGGCGCAAGCGTCGACCAATGGATGTGGGAAATCTGGAATGAGCCGGATATCGGCTACTGGCACGGAACGCCCGAAGAGTACGACCACTTATACGATGTAAGCGCCAACGCAATCCGCACCGTGCTGCCGAACGCGCGCATCGGCGGTCCCGAATCGACCGGAGTAGCATCCAGCCGCGCCGAAGCCTTCCTGCGCCAGTTTCTGGAGCACTGCGCCCACGGAGTAAACACCGCGACCGGCAAGACCGGCACGCCGCTCGACTTCATCAGCTATCACCCCAAGGGCAGGCCAGTTTCCGTGAATGGCCACGTCCGCATGGACATTGGCCATCAGCTTCGCGCCGTTGATCGCGGGATGCGAATTATTGCAAGCTATCCCGAGTGGAGGAATACGCCGATCGTCCTCGGCGAAAGCGACCCCGAAGGCTGCGCTGCCTGCAAAGGACCGGAAAACGGCTATCGCAATGGACCGCTCTACGGCGTGAGCGTCGCCGAAGCCACCATGCGCACCTACGAACTCGCCCGCAAATACGGGCTGACCGTCGAAGGCTCGGTAACATGGGCCTTCGAGTTCGAAGACCAACCCTATTTTGCAGGCTTTCGCGAGTTAGCCACCAATGGCATCGACAAGCCAGTTCTAAACGTCTTCCGCATGATGGGCATGTTAGGCGGTAACTGGGCGCAGACTGATAGCTCCGGCGCACTTTCTTTAGAAGATATCGAACAAGTAGGAGCCGTCGGTTCGCCGGATATTAACGCCGTCGCCACAACGCAGACAACTCCAGACAAGCATCATGAAGCCAGAATTCTAATCTGGCACTATCACGATGACGATATCTCCGGTGCGGAAGCCGCCATCCAACTCAGGCTCGAAGGATTATCCGGCGAATCAGCCACCGCCGAGGAGTTCCGCATGGATGCGAGTCACAGCAATTCCTATGCGGTGTGGCAACAGATGGGCAGCCCGGCCCAGCCGACGACCGAGCAGCAACAGAAGCTCGAAGCTTCCGGTGCGTTGGAACAGATCGTTGCGCCTCATTCCGTCCCCGTGGCGAACGGCACGACCGAAATCAGCCTGACTCTTCCGCGTCAGGGAGTCGCCTTGGTTCGCGTGCGGTGGTAA
- a CDS encoding ABC transporter permease: MQNFGDILGEVFRAMMANKLRTFLTMFGIAWGVGSLLVLVGLGEGFRSGQRRNLASIGNDVVMTFNATIPALPNQHTAMRPYKLTLRDEIDMRKLPELRSVTATLNRNDLYEVSAWSNTSMLVLGVEPNFSEIRFVPVAQGRFLDDADLTEHRRVAVLGSKAAHTLYPGHPFLGESITINGTRFTVVGSVATIARGGQDFDDQKVYIPLTTAQELFAMKGENIPKDAVNTIQYQPATKGNSDAAVPAVHRVLGHNHDFDPSLKDAFDEFDSIHTSHLVDVIFDAMDLFLGGVGIVTLGLGAVGIINIMLVSVTERTREIGLRKALGATKGSILAQFFWEGLILTGVSGIIGIGISAGFMAILQGLLTGKMPGFDPPQLVWWSAALALGSLAICGIVAGVYPASMAAALEPVEALRRE; this comes from the coding sequence ATGCAAAACTTTGGTGACATTCTCGGGGAAGTCTTCCGCGCCATGATGGCCAACAAGCTGCGCACCTTCCTCACCATGTTCGGCATCGCGTGGGGAGTGGGTTCGCTTCTGGTTCTGGTAGGTCTGGGCGAGGGCTTTCGTTCCGGGCAACGGCGCAACCTGGCCAGTATCGGCAACGATGTGGTGATGACCTTCAACGCGACGATTCCGGCGCTGCCCAACCAGCACACAGCGATGCGCCCGTACAAGCTCACGTTGCGGGACGAGATTGATATGCGCAAGCTGCCGGAGCTTCGCTCGGTGACGGCTACTCTGAACCGGAACGACTTGTACGAGGTGAGCGCCTGGTCCAATACTTCCATGCTGGTTTTAGGCGTAGAGCCAAATTTCTCGGAAATCCGGTTCGTCCCGGTTGCACAGGGCCGTTTTCTGGACGATGCGGATTTGACCGAACATCGCCGCGTGGCGGTCCTGGGTTCGAAAGCTGCGCATACACTCTATCCGGGGCATCCCTTTCTGGGCGAATCGATCACCATCAACGGAACGAGGTTCACGGTAGTCGGTAGCGTGGCCACCATCGCCCGAGGCGGTCAGGATTTCGACGACCAAAAGGTCTATATCCCGCTCACCACCGCGCAGGAACTATTCGCCATGAAGGGCGAAAACATCCCGAAGGATGCGGTGAACACGATTCAATATCAGCCTGCGACCAAGGGTAACAGCGACGCGGCTGTGCCTGCGGTGCACCGGGTGCTGGGACACAATCACGACTTCGATCCTTCGCTCAAGGACGCATTCGATGAGTTTGACAGTATTCACACCAGCCATCTGGTGGATGTGATCTTTGACGCCATGGACCTCTTCCTCGGCGGAGTAGGCATCGTTACGCTCGGCCTCGGAGCGGTGGGGATTATCAACATCATGCTGGTTTCGGTGACGGAGCGAACGCGTGAGATCGGGCTGCGCAAGGCGCTGGGCGCGACCAAAGGCAGCATTCTGGCGCAGTTTTTCTGGGAGGGGCTGATCCTGACCGGCGTGAGCGGGATCATAGGCATTGGCATTTCGGCAGGATTCATGGCGATCCTGCAAGGGCTGCTTACAGGTAAGATGCCGGGCTTCGACCCGCCTCAACTCGTTTGGTGGTCGGCGGCGCTGGCGCTGGGTTCGCTAGCCATCTGCGGCATCGTCGCCGGCGTCTACCCAGCAAGCATGGCCGCTGCGCTGGAACCGGTAGAAGCACTTCGCAGAGAATAG
- a CDS encoding ABC transporter permease — protein MLKDILGQAWEAMVYNRRRTTITIIGMAWGIATVVLLLAYGAGFSRAIEAIFAQWGTTLIGTFPGRTSEQAGGDKAGVQVRFTQDDVDLLANSVPGMVHITPTVNKDVPVQDDLHTYTWTVNGVLPVAEEVMHLPVETGRFFNGAEEAQRAHVAVIGAESKTKLFSGQYPIGQSIRLNGIRFTVVGVLESKMQEGDNDNNRQVYIPFSTMGDIKDTKYLDGIWLNYVGNYELVEKNLRATLAAAHHFRPSDHRAIYVANIMEELSQFRILSIALQVLLALVGALTLGIAGIGLMNIMFVAVQQRTREIGIEKALGAHKRHILTQFLAEAFVITGVGGALGIILAEVVSVAVGRITFYSAMATHAEDADIYLRISPTSVMVATGILVVTGLVSGMIPAIRAANLDPIEALRYE, from the coding sequence ATGCTGAAAGATATTCTCGGTCAGGCCTGGGAGGCGATGGTTTACAACCGCCGCCGCACCACCATCACGATCATTGGCATGGCGTGGGGCATTGCCACAGTGGTGCTGTTGCTGGCGTATGGAGCAGGCTTCAGCCGGGCGATTGAAGCTATCTTCGCGCAGTGGGGCACGACGCTGATCGGGACCTTCCCCGGCCGCACCAGCGAGCAGGCGGGTGGAGACAAGGCGGGAGTGCAGGTGCGATTTACGCAGGACGACGTGGACCTGCTGGCGAACAGCGTACCGGGAATGGTCCACATTACGCCGACAGTGAATAAGGATGTGCCGGTGCAGGACGATCTGCACACCTACACCTGGACGGTGAACGGCGTGCTGCCGGTGGCCGAAGAGGTGATGCATCTGCCGGTCGAGACCGGACGCTTCTTCAACGGGGCCGAAGAGGCGCAAAGAGCGCATGTGGCCGTCATCGGAGCGGAATCGAAAACGAAGCTTTTCTCCGGCCAGTATCCGATCGGGCAGTCGATCCGCCTCAATGGCATTCGGTTCACGGTGGTCGGCGTGCTCGAATCCAAGATGCAGGAGGGAGACAACGATAACAACCGCCAGGTCTACATCCCCTTCAGCACCATGGGCGACATTAAAGACACCAAGTACCTCGACGGCATCTGGTTGAACTACGTCGGAAATTACGAGCTGGTGGAAAAAAATCTGCGCGCCACACTCGCCGCGGCACATCACTTCCGGCCCTCGGATCACCGCGCGATTTATGTGGCAAACATCATGGAAGAGCTGAGCCAGTTCCGCATTCTTTCGATTGCCTTGCAGGTTTTGCTGGCCCTGGTGGGCGCGCTGACGCTGGGCATTGCCGGCATCGGACTGATGAACATCATGTTCGTGGCGGTGCAGCAGCGCACACGCGAGATTGGGATCGAGAAGGCGCTGGGGGCGCACAAGCGGCATATCCTGACGCAGTTCCTGGCGGAGGCGTTTGTGATTACCGGGGTGGGCGGCGCGCTCGGTATCATCCTCGCTGAGGTGGTGTCGGTGGCAGTGGGGCGGATTACCTTCTACAGCGCCATGGCCACCCACGCGGAGGACGCGGATATCTATCTGCGCATCTCGCCGACATCGGTGATGGTTGCTACGGGAATTCTCGTTGTCACTGGCCTCGTCAGCGGCATGATTCCGGCCATCCGCGCCGCGAACCTCGATCCAATCGAAGCTCTGCGATACGAATAA
- a CDS encoding metal-dependent transcriptional regulator: MTESITVSKEDYLKAILEAESEGLHVIPATLAHWLSVSAPAVTMALKRLKRDGFVEVKPDGIVRLTASGKETAYRTALRHHLIERMLSEIFGMEWYEIHAEAERLEHAVSPAFEARLIEKLGEQGTCPHGNTVLPESPTQRRRRGLIQLSEAAENADYVVTSLYERDPKLLVFLYQSGISPTTRIRLVAKNYDQTVSIETPLGSTTLGRPAAERVWVKRVPLRDGAKDSMR, translated from the coding sequence ATGACCGAATCCATCACCGTCTCCAAAGAGGACTACCTCAAAGCCATCCTCGAAGCTGAATCCGAAGGCCTTCACGTCATCCCGGCCACGCTCGCCCATTGGCTTTCCGTCTCCGCCCCAGCCGTCACCATGGCCCTCAAGCGCCTCAAACGTGACGGCTTCGTCGAAGTCAAGCCCGACGGCATCGTCCGACTAACCGCGAGCGGCAAAGAGACCGCCTACCGCACCGCCCTCCGCCATCACCTCATCGAACGCATGCTCTCCGAAATCTTCGGCATGGAGTGGTACGAAATCCATGCCGAAGCCGAGCGCCTCGAACACGCCGTCTCACCCGCCTTCGAAGCCCGCCTCATCGAAAAACTCGGCGAACAGGGAACCTGCCCCCACGGCAACACCGTCCTTCCCGAAAGCCCGACTCAGCGCCGCCGCCGTGGCCTGATCCAACTCTCCGAAGCCGCCGAAAACGCCGATTACGTCGTCACCTCACTCTACGAACGCGACCCCAAACTGCTCGTTTTCCTCTACCAGTCCGGCATCAGCCCCACCACCCGTATCCGCCTCGTCGCCAAAAACTACGACCAGACCGTCTCCATCGAAACTCCCCTCGGATCAACCACCCTGGGCCGCCCCGCCGCCGAACGCGTCTGGGTCAAACGAGTCCCACTTCGGGACGGCGCAAAAGATTCGATGAGATAA
- a CDS encoding 3-hydroxyacyl-CoA dehydrogenase NAD-binding domain-containing protein, whose translation MTTALITVAIIGAGPLGRQLARHAASAGFRVILEDVMPSSLRHAEESLREELGPEAMPLVSFARTVEEAVRHADLAIDCVPDELESKLEIFSLLDRMAPPRTVFATPTTSLSIADLASCTYRPGQCIGIDLKAAQLSLKAAEIPIRVTSQTTPEARALVCEFWQQLGYAPKVELDAAEPLFR comes from the coding sequence TTGACCACTGCCCTAATTACAGTCGCAATCATTGGCGCAGGTCCGCTGGGCCGCCAACTCGCTCGACATGCCGCAAGCGCAGGCTTTAGAGTCATCCTGGAAGACGTGATGCCGTCCAGCCTCCGTCACGCCGAGGAGTCTCTGCGCGAAGAACTAGGCCCGGAAGCGATGCCGCTGGTGAGCTTTGCCCGCACCGTCGAGGAGGCAGTGCGGCATGCCGACCTGGCCATCGACTGCGTCCCTGATGAACTCGAATCCAAGCTGGAAATCTTCAGCTTGCTGGATCGCATGGCGCCGCCGCGCACGGTCTTCGCCACGCCGACGACAAGTCTCTCCATCGCCGATCTCGCCAGTTGCACCTATCGTCCCGGCCAGTGCATCGGAATCGATCTGAAAGCCGCACAGCTTTCCCTGAAAGCAGCAGAGATTCCCATCCGCGTCACCAGCCAGACCACCCCGGAAGCGCGAGCTCTGGTCTGCGAATTCTGGCAGCAGCTCGGATATGCGCCCAAAGTAGAACTCGATGCCGCAGAGCCGCTTTTCCGATAG
- a CDS encoding DUF1569 domain-containing protein produces MKNLFDATVANQVKTRLGQLEPQSERRWGTMTAAQMLAHCSVSMQWAVGEVVPEKGALPARLMGRLIKPIVFRNEDPIRKNSPTARSLIVADERDLGKERDRLSGLIDKFAAGGAAGCTSNPHTFFGKMTPEEWAILMYKHLDHHLRQFGV; encoded by the coding sequence ATGAAAAACCTGTTCGATGCGACGGTCGCGAATCAGGTAAAAACCCGGCTGGGACAATTGGAGCCGCAAAGTGAGAGGCGCTGGGGCACGATGACCGCGGCGCAGATGCTGGCGCATTGCTCGGTGAGTATGCAGTGGGCGGTCGGAGAAGTGGTGCCAGAAAAGGGAGCGCTACCCGCACGTCTGATGGGGCGGCTGATCAAGCCGATTGTGTTTCGGAACGAAGACCCGATCCGGAAGAATTCGCCAACAGCCAGAAGCCTCATCGTGGCCGACGAACGAGATTTGGGCAAGGAACGGGACCGGTTATCGGGACTAATTGACAAATTTGCGGCGGGAGGGGCGGCAGGGTGTACGAGCAATCCGCATACTTTCTTTGGAAAGATGACGCCGGAGGAGTGGGCGATTTTAATGTACAAACACCTTGACCATCATTTGCGCCAGTTCGGCGTTTGA